GGGGTGATCCATGCGCTTGGCCAATATCGTTCAACTCGGCGTCAAGGAACTGCGCGGTCTCGCCCGGGACCCTATGCTTGTCGTCCTTATCCTCTATGCCTTCACCCTGTCGATCTACACGGCATCGACCTCGATGCCCGAGACGCTCAACAAGGCTGCCATCGCCATCGTCGACGAAGACCAGTCGCCGGTCTCCTCCCGCATCCTGACCGCGTTCTATCCGCCTTACTTTTCCATTCCCAAGATCATATCGCAGCATGAGATGGACAGTCGCATGGATGCGGGGCTCGACACCTTCGCCCTCGACATTCCCCCGAATTTCCAGCGTGATCTGCTTGCCGGTCGAACGCCGACGATCCAGCTCAATGTCGACGCCACCCGCATGTCGCAGGCCTTCAGCGGCGGCGGCTATATCCAGTCCATCGTCTCCAGCGAAGTCAGCGAATATCTCAACCGCTACCGGGGAACCACCGAGGTTCCTGTGGATCTCGCTCTGCGTTCTCGCTTCAACCAGGAGCTCAACAAGGGTTGGTTCGGCGCCATTTCCAATGTGATCTCGTCGATCACGATGCTTTCGATCGTGCTCACGGGCGCGGCGCTCATACGTGAACGCGAGCATGGCACCATCGAGCATCTTCTCGTGATGCCGGTGACGCCGACCGAGATCATGCTGAGTAAGATCTGGTCGATGGGGCTGGTCGTGCTTGTTGCCTCAGCCGTGTCGATCGTGTTCGTCGTGCAGGGGATTCTTCAGGTGCCGATCCAGGGCTCTGTCGGACTTTTTCTGGCAGGCGCCGCGTTGCAGCTCATCGCCACCACATGCATGGGAATTTTCCTCGCCACCATCGCAGGCTCGATGCCGCAGTTCGGCCTTCTGCTGATGCTGGTCCTGCTTCCGCTTCAGGTCCTGTCGGGTGGTGTCACGCCGCGCGAAAGCATGCCACAGGTCATTCAGGACATCATGCTCGCAGCGCCAAACACCCACTTCGTGATCCTTGCGCAATCGATCCTGTTTCGCGGCGCGGGCATAGATGTGGTCTGGCCACAGCTGCTGGCTCTCGTGCTGATCGGCGCGGCGCTCTTTGTGTTTGCGCTCCGCCGCTTCCGAACCTTCTTGCAATAAGTGAGGCCGCGGTGATCCGCGCAGCCTTATCCAGGTAATCGATCGAAATACAGCAGCGATTTATTCGAACGGGAGGTTTGTCGTCATGCAAGGACTTATGAAAGCTGCAATTGTTCATGAATTCGGAAAGCCACTGTTGATCGAAAACGTTCCGATACCCGTACCCGGCCCGGGCGAACTGCTGGTGAAAGTGGCCGCCTGTGGCGTGTGCCACACCGATCTGCATGCCGCCTCCGGCGACTGGCCGGTCAAGCCATCCCTGCCCTTCATTCCCGGCCATGAGGTAGCAGGCACCGTCGCGGCACTCGGTCCAGGTGTCACGGACTTTGTAATCGGCGATGCCGTCGGCATCGCATGGCTCCATGACGCCTGCATGCGGTGCGAACATTGCGAAACCGGCTGGGAGACGCTTTGCAAGCATCAACACAATACGGGCTACAGCTGCGATGGAGGCTTCGCGGAATACGCGATTGCCAATGCTGCATTCGCCGCAAGACTGCCTGACGACGTTGATTTCGCGGCGGTCGCGCCTATTCTCTGCGCCGGGGTCACGACTTACAAAGGGCTCAAGGAAACCGAAGCGCGACCCGGGCAATGGGTCGCAATCTCCGGCATCGGCGGCCTGGGCCAGGTAGCCATCCAATACGCCAAAGCAATGGGACTGAAGGTCGTTGCACTGGATTTGGCGTCTGAGAAGCTCACATTGGCCAGAAGAACCGGAGCCGATCTGGCGCTTGACGCGCGGTCCCCGGACGCCATCGCCGAGGCCCTCGAAGCAACAGGCGGCGGAGCACACGGAGTGCTCGTCACCGCGGTATCGCCTCCGGCGTTCTCGCAGGCGCTCCAGCTCGTTCGACGAAAAGGCACCGTTGCTTTGGTCGGATTGCCGCCAGGCGAATTCGCGACCCCTATTTTCGATGTCGTCCTGAAGCGCATAACCGTGCGGGGCTCAATCGTCGGCACGCGCCGGGATCTTGACGAGGCCATCGCCTTTTTTGCCGAAGGCAAAATCAAGGCTCAGGTCACGCCGGCGCCGCTTGAGGACATCAACCGGATATTTCAGGAGCTGAAAGCCGGCCGCGTCGACGGCCGTGTGGTTCTCGACATGACAGGCAAGGCAGCCTGATCAGTTTGGCGCTGCGGTTTTTGAAAAGGGGTTAGACATGATCACATCCGACATCATGACGCGGGACGT
This DNA window, taken from Shinella zoogloeoides, encodes the following:
- a CDS encoding ABC transporter permease; this encodes MRLANIVQLGVKELRGLARDPMLVVLILYAFTLSIYTASTSMPETLNKAAIAIVDEDQSPVSSRILTAFYPPYFSIPKIISQHEMDSRMDAGLDTFALDIPPNFQRDLLAGRTPTIQLNVDATRMSQAFSGGGYIQSIVSSEVSEYLNRYRGTTEVPVDLALRSRFNQELNKGWFGAISNVISSITMLSIVLTGAALIREREHGTIEHLLVMPVTPTEIMLSKIWSMGLVVLVASAVSIVFVVQGILQVPIQGSVGLFLAGAALQLIATTCMGIFLATIAGSMPQFGLLLMLVLLPLQVLSGGVTPRESMPQVIQDIMLAAPNTHFVILAQSILFRGAGIDVVWPQLLALVLIGAALFVFALRRFRTFLQ
- the adhP gene encoding alcohol dehydrogenase AdhP encodes the protein MQGLMKAAIVHEFGKPLLIENVPIPVPGPGELLVKVAACGVCHTDLHAASGDWPVKPSLPFIPGHEVAGTVAALGPGVTDFVIGDAVGIAWLHDACMRCEHCETGWETLCKHQHNTGYSCDGGFAEYAIANAAFAARLPDDVDFAAVAPILCAGVTTYKGLKETEARPGQWVAISGIGGLGQVAIQYAKAMGLKVVALDLASEKLTLARRTGADLALDARSPDAIAEALEATGGGAHGVLVTAVSPPAFSQALQLVRRKGTVALVGLPPGEFATPIFDVVLKRITVRGSIVGTRRDLDEAIAFFAEGKIKAQVTPAPLEDINRIFQELKAGRVDGRVVLDMTGKAA